The proteins below come from a single Streptococcus porcinus genomic window:
- the fabF gene encoding beta-ketoacyl-ACP synthase II: protein MTFKRVVITGYGLTSPIGNTPKDFWSSLKNGKIGIGPITKFDTSDFAVKNAAEVNDFPFDKYFVKKDLNRFDTYSLYALYAANEAVNNAKLDLETINSDRFGVIVATGIGGIQEIEEQVIRLHEKGPRRVKPMTLPKALPNMAAGNVAMRVGAHGICKSINTACASSNDAIGDAFHLIKFGLQDIMITGGAEAAISKFAIAGFQSLTALSTTENPTRASIPFDKDRNGFVMGEGSGMLVLESLEHAQKRGATILAEIVGYGNTCDSYHMTSPHPEGLGARKAIKLALEEASISADTIDYVNAHGTSTPANEKGESQAIVAVLGKEVPVSSTKSFTGHLLGAAGAIEAIATVEAMRNDYVPMTAGTRELSDDIEANVIFGQGQEKEIHYAISNTFGFGGHNAVLAFKKWEE, encoded by the coding sequence ATGACATTTAAGCGAGTAGTAATAACAGGATATGGCCTGACATCTCCGATTGGAAATACCCCTAAAGACTTTTGGTCAAGCTTGAAAAATGGTAAAATTGGTATTGGCCCAATTACAAAATTTGATACCAGTGATTTTGCTGTAAAAAATGCCGCTGAAGTGAATGACTTTCCATTTGATAAGTATTTTGTAAAAAAAGATTTAAATCGATTTGATACTTATTCTCTTTATGCATTGTATGCGGCTAATGAAGCGGTAAATAACGCTAAATTAGATCTAGAAACAATTAATTCGGATCGTTTCGGTGTCATTGTGGCGACGGGGATTGGTGGCATTCAGGAAATTGAAGAGCAGGTCATTCGTCTACATGAAAAAGGGCCCCGTCGCGTTAAACCAATGACATTACCCAAAGCCTTGCCGAATATGGCAGCAGGAAATGTTGCTATGCGAGTAGGAGCCCATGGTATTTGTAAATCAATTAATACAGCTTGTGCATCATCAAATGATGCCATTGGCGATGCTTTTCATCTTATCAAATTCGGCTTACAAGATATTATGATAACTGGTGGAGCAGAAGCAGCTATATCTAAATTTGCCATTGCTGGTTTCCAAAGTTTAACTGCTTTATCCACTACAGAAAATCCTACACGTGCTTCGATTCCTTTTGATAAAGATCGAAATGGCTTTGTTATGGGAGAAGGTTCAGGCATGCTAGTTTTAGAAAGTCTTGAACACGCTCAAAAACGAGGTGCGACTATTCTTGCGGAGATTGTGGGTTATGGAAATACTTGCGATTCTTATCATATGACATCGCCTCATCCGGAAGGTTTAGGTGCTCGTAAAGCTATTAAACTTGCATTAGAAGAAGCTTCAATTTCTGCTGACACTATTGACTATGTAAATGCCCACGGAACTTCAACTCCTGCAAATGAAAAAGGAGAAAGTCAAGCTATTGTGGCAGTACTTGGTAAGGAAGTGCCTGTATCATCAACCAAATCATTTACTGGCCACCTTTTAGGAGCAGCTGGTGCGATTGAAGCTATTGCAACTGTGGAAGCAATGCGCAATGATTATGTTCCGATGACAGCTGGGACACGAGAACTATCTGACGATATTGAAGCAAATGTGATATTTGGACAAGGACAAGAAAAAGAAATCCATTATGCCATTTCAAACACTTTTGGTTTTGGTGGGCATAATGCAGTATTAGCTTTCAAAAAGTGGGAGGAATAA